The Coffea arabica cultivar ET-39 chromosome 6e, Coffea Arabica ET-39 HiFi, whole genome shotgun sequence genome contains the following window.
CGGATTACAGCCTAGAAGAATTATTAACTGGAGTAATTTGCAGAGATTTGAAATTTCAGCGGTTTGGCTGCTGGTACAAAATTTATTTGGTCGGTTGCTTACTTAAATTAAAAGTGAGGAATTATTGAAATTTAGGGTCCAAAGACAGAACCGTTCCTAAATCCTAATTGCAGACTTGCAGTAGCTACGTGCGTGACTACTTCTTTGCTAACGGCTTTTGTGTTTCTCGAATTAGATATTGGAATTTGTGTCGTTTTGGTGTACCGAATCGCACGGGCAAGCCCAATATGTGTTTCATTCAATAGTCCACAGCATGCTGATCCAATCAATGCACATTTTGCATTCAGGCCCATTTCTAAAAGACGCATCATTACGGGTTGataggaaaggaaaggaaaagaaaggaagcgAGGCTACATGAAAACTTTCCTAAAATTGCCAATGTACACGTTTTCTAAGGATATATGCCCCAAATTCCAGAGTCTGTATTATACACAAAATTCAATTTACATCAACTTATTTGGTTTAGGTATTAATCCTCCCTCGGTCGCCGGATGCAGTTTATGCGACATTTACATCCACGACGTTCATTCCCTTGGAACTCTTCATCGAAAACTTACAAGACTCAATTGCATCTGCTATCGACAAGAAGATTGATTCCTTCCCTACTTTCTCCACGAACTTTGTGACTGTCAATTTCTCCATCACTCCAAGCCTCGGATTTATTAAGATCATCTGCATttccccaaaaacaaaaaaaccaattattatttttatcatgATCCTAAGGATTCCtaaaaataaattcattcaaGTCGTCCATTCGTACCTTGATCTCTTTTGATTCAAGAATTCTCATGATTTCGACAAATGCCTCCACACCCGTAATGTCAATGGATGAAACACCTATAAAGAGTTAGTTATATTTGATCATTAGCAGCAGCATTGCCAAAACATTAATCATCTTTGTTTTGTAGAGTAGGTTGCAATATTTGCTTTCGAAACGTTAACGTGAAAATCTCAACAGCTAATATATATGACCACGGGTCAAAGCGAGTTGTTGTGCGTACCTCCCAAATCAAGTAATATATACTCAATGTGACCAGTTCCTTTTAATGTTGCATCCGACTGTTCAGTTTTGAGGTATCTCAGAATTCTGCAAtccacccccaaaaaaaaaagaaaagaaaagaaaagaaaagacaaattCTGCCGGCATTAGCGAGTACAAAAGTTAAAAACATAATAATAAGTAGTAATTACTTAGCGTGGTAAAACAAATAATTTGGAGATGCCATACCTCTCTCTTATGTACTGGGAATTTGCGTAGTAAATAGGGGACCCTAACTGTATAGCAAGGATTCCTGGAATGTCAGTCGCATTGGGATACTGCTCTACGTCGCGATACAAATTTGAACCATGTACATGCCCGAGTTTACAAGTTGCAGGCCTTGCCACATACACAAGCGCTCTGATTAAAGCCAGCCCCACCTGCAAAAGCAACAAAATACTCAAATACGTTTTGATGGATTCGTATTTGGTAGGTAACTAATTAAGTAACCATGGATGGACGTCCTGAATGAATGGTGACTCATGAGCTATGACCAAGGTTACGTTACCGAAAGGCAGAGTCCCATGTCCATGCTGATGAAGACAACACCAAAAAATGCAGCCATGCAAATAACGAAGTCGAACTTGTCCGTCTTGTAGAGGTGATAAGCCTTCTCGTACTCGATCAGACCTAACATTGCTGACATGATAATGGCTGCGAGCGCTACGAGGGGTGTGTAACTGAATAGGGGTGCCAAGAACAAGAGGGTCAGCATCATGCAGATGGCCATCACCACGTTTGACATTTGGGTTCTGCATCCCGCGTTGAAATTCACTGCTGTCTTTGAAAATGGTCCTGCAAAAAATTAGGATGTATGTCGTGAATTTGAGATTAAACAAATTCCATCTTACAAAACTTGTTTGTGGGATTTTAAAAGTAAAGATAAAGAAGTTATCATGGTACCAGTTGTTAAGTAGCATGAAGTGAGAGATCCAACGATGTTCATGAGGCCGAAAGCCAGCATCTCCTTGTTTCCGTCAATTTGCTCATTTTTCATGATCGCAAAACTTCTTCCGATAGCAATTCCTTCCTGCAACATATATCATAGTTCCGAttgtttgagaaaaataattacAGGATTGACTTCATTTGTCAATGGTACGGCACTCAAATTTCGATATCTTACTGCTATAGCGATCATTGCTGTAACAACTCCACCTTTTAGAGGTCCAGCGATATATTTAGGATCAAATGTTATGCGATTAATGGACAAAGGATTTATTCCCTTCTTCAGAGCACCGACCTGTAATAAATACAAATTCCAACGCAGggaattttgaagaaaagaaaggggtTATTCATGTTTATCAAGTTAATCAAGAAGGAATCAAATTAAATGTTTCAACTGCAGTTAAATTATGCTTTATCTTTTAAGCAGTCATTACCAGGCAGATGATTATTACGTCCAGGACCATAATCGGGgcccggggggggggggcggaaaaaaaaaagaaagatcaaTCCCTTCGCAATTTTAAAGTATTTTCCTAATAATTCTGCATTAGGactatatttctaaaaatcgaAATGATGGAAACAGTCAAGTTGATTAGCAATCCCAAAATTCTTTCTTAGTTATGCTCCGTAATTCTTCCTATcaagttttcttgaatttgagggg
Protein-coding sequences here:
- the LOC113697597 gene encoding probable sulfate transporter 3.5, encoding MSIDSSSAHGVNFAEPRSFPTVFKSNFKETLFPDDPFGHLKNEPSSRKTLKVIEYFLPIFGWLPRYNLALFKYDLLAGITIASLAIPQGISYAKLAEIDPIIGLYSSFVPPLIYALFGSSKHLAVGTVAASSLIIAASIEEVVPASEDPILYTSLVFTSTLISGLVMLALGLFRLGILVDFLSHSTITGFMGGTAVLICLQQLKGMLGLKHFTTHTDCVSVVRAVFMNRKEWQWESTLVGIIFLAFLQFTRFVKQRRPKLFWVSAIAPIVTVIVGGLFAYFGHADKHGIPIVGALKKGINPLSINRITFDPKYIAGPLKGGVVTAMIAIAEGIAIGRSFAIMKNEQIDGNKEMLAFGLMNIVGSLTSCYLTTGPFSKTAVNFNAGCRTQMSNVVMAICMMLTLLFLAPLFSYTPLVALAAIIMSAMLGLIEYEKAYHLYKTDKFDFVICMAAFFGVVFISMDMGLCLSVGLALIRALVYVARPATCKLGHVHGSNLYRDVEQYPNATDIPGILAIQLGSPIYYANSQYIRERILRYLKTEQSDATLKGTGHIEYILLDLGGVSSIDITGVEAFVEIMRILESKEIKMILINPRLGVMEKLTVTKFVEKVGKESIFLSIADAIESCKFSMKSSKGMNVVDVNVA